The segment ACACCAACCTTGGCTTTCTCTGTGGGCTCGATAACGATGCCATTCGTTGAGTTGTTGAGTTCCCGGGAAACGACGCACAGAAACTCTGCCTGGTCCTCGTTCCCATAGTTGTAGGAGGAGCCAATGCTGATGAgctggagacaaaaaaaatacaaaaaaacatcagttaTATTCTTATAtagttttttattaacattttttaaaagtacattaaGAAGTTAATCATTGACATCAATGTCCTATAAATTCCTGTGTTTAAAGTTCCCTGAAGTTCAGCATGTCTGCTACATATTTACCTTTGAGCATGAAATGTAGAAGTTAAAAATTTTGCTTACGCCTCTGATGTAAAATTTTGTAGCattagcttcaaaataaatgcccgaaccctgcgacagactggcgacctgtccggggtgtaccccgcctctcgcccggaatgtagctggagataggcaccagcaaccctcccgaccccattagggacaagggtgaacggaaaatggatggatggatggatggataaatgccCGAAGCCAAAGCTTCTTTATCTGCACCTGCTCAAATTTCCAACCGTCCGACATGGTGGAGACCATCTGTGTGAGTTCCTCCTCCTGGCACTGCAGTACTCGATACACGTGCTTCACAGGGCCCTGAGGGACaccgcgcacacacacacacacacacacaaataaacatcAATCATCTGAAAGCAAGCTCACAATTATTTAAGTTGTTTCTGCACAACAAATGAGTCGGTTCAGCTGCTCCGTTGCCCGTTTGGTCTCACGTTACCTGAGATGTTCGGTTCTCGTTGTCCCGTATTCGCTCTTTCACCagcctcaccagggaggcgatGTTGTAGAACTCGGCTTCTTCGAGAACGCCTAAAACATTAGtgcatttaaattattataattattatttcttttaaatcaagattTTCAGATGGAGCTGATTACAGCGTTCACTGTCAGATGCTGTTCTGCATTACCTTCCTCAGCCAGGTTCTTATCCATGATCAGCTTTCCGTGTCGAAGGTAATTCAGGATGGGGCCGAAGTATGTGGGGTCCCTGTCGATAAGGTAGGCTCCGGTCTCGTCCTGTAAATAATCACACAACAGTGATCTGTCATCTTGCTCTGACTGTACTGCATGGAAAACCCGAGCTTTACCAATGGACTGCATGGCATTAGTGTGGAACTGAAGACGAGTAATGGCGCAAATACActtttgttagtatttttaaacaAGGAGACAAAAAGGTATTTTTGTTTGGCGACTACTTTAAATTGATGCTTTGTTGAAGGATCTTATGATTCTGTTTAAGCATTCAGTCCTCTTCAGCCCACATCTGATATCAATTATAGTGATTCTGATCATCCAGTGATAAAGTTCAGCTGTCCTGGAAGGAATTTCCTGGCATCTGATTGTTTCCATCCTTTTGTTAAAGCCATAGTTTCCATAGATCCAACAGCATTTTATACATACAATGATGCATATTTAAGCTATTAAAGAACATTGTTTCGTTTACTTGCTAACCATATTACTGTGgctaaaaatgtttggacattGGCAACGACAAAACACTTCAGAGAAGTTTGTGAGGGGGACCGGCGTAGACTGGAAtggtcagatttctttttctttagcaaCAATTTCAACTAAAGTCGTTTAAACCATAAGGTTTGGTTTTCTAAAGAACTCCAGGATTATTACAAACTTTCAATTAGCCCAAATCTACCAGTTAGCCTCAACACACATGAACTTGCATAACAGTCCTATACCATTGACATGGCTAAATGTAATACCAGTAACACTACAgagaagaataaagaaaaacatcctaTTGCTCCATAGTCAAGAACAGAAAAGCTGTtggaaaatcaaaatcaaaggTAATGTGAGAGAGACTGGAAGGAGTGCCTCTGTACTGACAAACTGTGTCATTTTCAGGTGTTTGAAAACGAATgcagcatttatttgttttatgagtGCTAGCTAAAGCAGATGGACAAAACGAAGCAGGTTACAAACAGCTTTGTGATGCTATTTCCTCCATAATTCATGGGCACAGCTATACTGTACAGCtaacaaacaattaaaatgattcTGTCTGGAAGAGCATGAATACACTGTGATCAATACCAAGATACAGCATGCATTTTGGAGTGATATGTGTCCTTCAGTTTACAACCGAATCTGTGAGAAGTAACCCTAACCCTGTATGACAACATGTACAATTGTTCATGTaaatcaaatatgtaaaacattgtAAGACTTAAACTTCAACAAGGAGCCCCACTTATGTTGCTCAGGCGaattgaaagaaattaaaaaataggcTGGACACATTATCAGTAAATTAACATAAGTTCAGGAAAATATAACCTACTCAAATGCCAAAGAAATTGGCATTTGAGGGGTCAACGCAGCCAGTAGCccaattacaaaacaaacttttggaGCAAAAAACAAGTGCAGGTTTCATCATAGTAAGATGCCTTGTGTCCATCAGACTCAAGCTCTAGCTCCACTTAAGACTCAAATTCTTCAGAATCTTAACCCACATGTGTCAAAACCTGTTCACCATGTTTCCTGATATAGGCTGACCAGCTCCATCCTTGTGCCTCATGTGATGTCACAGCCCAAATAGATACTACAGACAATTAGCAGTGTATAATTTGGAGTgctttataaacaaaattattttgtgcaatcTTGTGGAGTAATTACTTCATCgtataacttttttaaaaaattatcaatGTAGATTTATTGGTAGAAAACACCACTATGTAGTTTCTTTAAGTGTACTCACTTTATCAGAATCCAGGTCAGGATCTTCTTGACACAGTCGGAACAAGAAAGACTTTGGATCCCTACATAATGTCTGTTTGGTGGTGATGAAGTAGGTCCCGCCAACATTAAGCCGAACCCACCGTGAGCCCGGCTTGTCTAACGGTTCGGACGGCGAGCTTGGGTTGCTCTTCAGCGGAAAACCGAACACCGACCTGCCGCTGCTGCCTCCTCCTCCGCCGGGGCTAAGCTGGCTGCTGCTCCGCGGAGGAAGCAAGAGAGTGGGCGACGCCAGACGCATCGAACCCCGAACGTCGCGATGTTCGGGCTGCTCTATGGTCGCTGTTCCACTCGGCTCCACGACATGCAGTTCAGCCATTTTTTCACCCCCTTCTAAACGACACTCACGGCAGAACCGTTTAGCTAACGACCCACTGCGGGGAACCAGTTTCTCCCAGCCGACTGGTTGTAAACAGAGAGGGGGGATTGTTCTCCGAGGGCATCAGGGCGTTGCCGCCTCCACCTTCAGTCCACAGATTAGGACACAAATATGACCACCAGCAACTGGAAGACCTCTGCAGCCCTGTCGTTAATCGGTTCTTCCTCAGATACAGTGGTCATTCTTTgctattcaaatgtttttcagagaAGGGCAATTCTTCCGGGTTGTAACGTGATTACTGTTTACTTCCTCTGTGTCatggtttttcaaaataaaagcgtcCTTTGCTTACTCTgcacagtgattttttttgtttttgttttctttgcacagGTACACGTGCAACAAAAATTGTAACACTACATAATTCAACtgaataaaaacttatttttaattctgaaaCTGTATGTTATTATGATCTGTATTCACAGACAAGACTGCTTTACTTGACACAACGCTAAAAAGGTAACTGCAAAGGAAGATAGATGGTCGTTCACAGTAATACAGGCCAGTGCTGCATATTACTAACAAgctgtgtggggaaaaaagcgAAGTAGAAAAGATAACCAGGGTATTGCTGCAGTTGAGTTTGGAATCAACATTTTCTGTGCAATAAACACTTAAACACCACTACAAAATAGAGCAAATATTACATCTAAATTTGTACcaaatcaacaaacaaaataaataagtagtATTAAAAGcttcaaatgtgattttaaaaagattacaaCTGTTAATTGCGCACTCCACAAATGCCTACTTATAAGCATAGAAAtttcaattaataaaacatttcattttttattctattgATCATAggtatgcatatatatatatatatatatatatatatatatatatatatatatatatatattaaatactGCATTGCATTTCCCGTCTCTCTTATATCTCATTTCGTAATCATTCAGTTATCTTTATAATTAGAAACCCactgatgtattttttcttacttttagcAATTTAGCTTTATTCCATATtgtgacaatattttttctaaagaaattaaagcTTATCTAACTATTAAAGTCAAATAACTTGTTACTATTTGCTAATATTAACACCTAAAATGGATATTGCATTTTCAGAACTTGATAAAACGAGAAAATGGAGCAGAGTCgtgcagtgtgtgtttttgaccTGTAGAGGCCAGTGTTGAGTCCGTGATAGGAATGTTTTTAAACGAAGAAGCAGCATTTGAGTGGTGGTGGGCGCGTTTGGTATCTCTGCAGTTgaaatttgttatttaattcGACCAACAGGTATTCTATCAACCTTAGAGttttgctatatatatatattaaggcTTAGGAAAATGGTGTAATATTGTTAGATTTAggtgtttattgttttatttcttaactgGGTAAGCTATCAACTATTTAGCATCCACATCTTGCAGGCTAGTTAGCTTTCAGAAAACGTAAACTGCAGCTGCGCGTCATCGTTAAGTGGAAcaaacagcttttaaaatagtttagaGTCCAGTTATATTAGGATAAGCTTGCTTGATGCTGTTGTCCATTTGAATCAGCAGCTCTGATGCAGATGTTTCTCTGAAGTAGAGCTTAGCTAGTCCCAACCTCTCtacttaaacataaaatatcttTCAGCTGCCACAGCCATCATGAGTGAATTCAGGATCCACCATGATGTGAACGAGCTGCTCAGCCTCCTGCAGGTCCGAGGAGGGGATGGGGCGGAGGGATATATCGACCTGCTGCAGAAGCACAGGACTCCTTATGTCACCACCACAGTCTCTGCTCACAGTGCCAAGGTGAGTCACACACACCAACACGAGTATGAAACATGGAAAGAGGACAGAAACGAGGTCAGAAAGTGTCCTCTGTTCAGTTACATCCATCTATTACTTGCTGGtcattttttgttgatgttacttttttttactgccttctgaaaattgtaaatatttatatatttttcaatagAACTAAATTTTGATGTATACTTGGGTATCACAGagttaaaatatgattttgtatTCATTAATGAAAGGAGACACAAGGTTTCCCTCAGGAAACTTGCTAAGCCCTGTGGTTGGGGCGCTCGGGCAGTCATTCATGCAACGGCCTGCCgtatttttcagttaaaaacatttttaaaattcaataacataatgacgttattgaaagattggaagagtaatatctgaacaccaactataaaatcttttaaaaaatgcatacatttgaataaaacttaAACAAATAAGTGATGCTTCGCCTGATGGGTGCACAAGTAAAGCATGGTGGCCCTCCAGGCTTGTAATACACTGGGGAAACTCTGGAGATATGGTGCCggggaaatattttgtttttaaataaaacttattttgtataattttcagGTGAAATTAGCAGAGTTCTCAAAAACCCCTGAAGACTTTCTGAGGAAATACGAGGAGCTGAAGTCCAAAAATGTCCGTAATCTTGACCCTCTGGTATATCTGCTCTCCAAACTTTGTGAGGATAAAGAGGTAATGTGTGATAACACAGCATAtttgaagtgatttttttgtctttttgttttctaatttttcttttttcaaacatttcatagaaacatttttcttgctaaatatataattttttcagtGTCAGTAACCTTTCCACCTGCTTTTgctgtgtttatattttagatgCTTCAGTCTCTACAGCAGAATGCCAAAGAGAGGTCAGAGTCTTCAAACCCAACCACTGCGACCAGTTACACTCTGCCTCAAACCAGCACAAAGATGTCCATGCAGGAGCTGGATGAACTGCGGAAGAAGCTCGGCAACGTGACGGCCAGCTCCAACGCCCCTTTggtgagttaaaaaaaaaaatgtctagtGACTGGAGGCGGATGATTCTCATCTTCTTTGGTCCTGACTGGTTGGCAGCTCAAAAATCTGGTCGTGTTCCAGTCGCTGAGCTGACTCTAGTCACAGCTACCAGGTTGTCATGACAACAACACTTTTAGGTGTGGATGGTTGCTGAGTAAAGACGTTTCggagatagttttttttttttactggtgtTTAAAATTAAGTTAGAGGAAGCTCAGAGATGTATGAAGCTATTAAaaggagttttttgttttttttacgaTATCTAGTGACATGTTTACTGCTCAGTATCACTTCAAGAGAGTGAAAAAGCAACCGCTTAAAACCTGTTTAAAAAGATAGTAAAACCATATTTTCAAAGGGACTGCTCTCACATTCTTGATGTCTCTGCTTATAGTGTAAATACTCGTGACATGTCAAAACAGTATGTCAAAAAATacagattcatttttaaataacttcttATATCACTGTGCTTTATGTGACTTTAGTTTTATAACACCTCGTTGCTAACTCTGAGTCTTCTTCCTGCAGTTTCAACATTCATACTGAAGAGTTATGTTGTGGGCACAACCTGGCAGTGTTTATAATTTCATTTGGTCACttgtcaggaaaaaaatctgactttttaagaTTCAGATCATGCTGAAGATCCTCCacatcgcaataatttctggaacaatttgTAGTCCAGAAAAAATTATcgcttttaatttttgtgtgaCCGCAGCCTGCTGAAGTCACACGGAAGATGCTGAGAGACAAACACAACAAGAAGAACCCCACACAGCCCAACCCCGTGTTTCCTAACTGGGTCTACGACCGTCCCGCTCTCATCGGAGACTTCATCACCAGCCCTGCTCCTGCAGATCAAGCTGTCACCATTGGTACACACGAAGCGTGCTGTCCTACTGATTTATGCCACTTGTGTGTTACTGTGCTGATTcctgtgtaattttttttttttaatctcttgtGGCCAGGCACCTTGCCCCTCCCCTCTCAGGAGCAGTTTGTGGTTGAGGATCTGCTGTTCGTCCTGGTTGGGGTGGATGGACGAGACATCACCGCTCAGCCTGTCCTGGGGAGGCAGAACCGCTCTTTTATAGTTGATGCATCGCTGGACATGTCCATCAAGGAGCTGGTTAACAGAATATTGCCAGTCGCATCATATTACTCAACTATAACACGGTaaagagaagaaacagaatCTTAGGTTGTCATTTTCATGATTACACTGTAATCATCaacattaacagaaacaaacgcTTAAAATTACTgctttatgattaaaaaaaactgcagatgtaGGTCATTTTGGACTTCGTTCCTCATTTAAGTAAATACTCATTTTAATGGCGTCATCTCTATGCTGTGctcctctgtttttcttctctcttcacTTGTAATAATCAAATTTTGGTTTTCCTACATCTATGTTACATGATTAGATcttaaaaattacagaaattaaCTTACTGTGGTCTTTGTTTAGTCATTTTCTTCCAAGTAAAAATGCTCAGAAATCTAATGTCTTTACTCACTTTAAGCTGTAGAATATATTTGCTACTCATGATTAAGAACCCAGgaaaatcatgaaaaatgtgTCAGAATCCAGCAAATAATTCATAAGACGTTTACTCTGCTGTGAAGTTACAATATAAACCACCTGCTGACTGACTGGATCTGTTTTTGAGAGATCCCAAGTAATGAATTACTAAGAAGGTTGAACTTTTAAACTTGATTCTTTTCAATCTGCTTGAAAGAGCTTGAATGTGTTTTCCAGGTTCATTGAGGAGAAGTCGTCCTTTGAGTACGGCCAGGTGAACCACGCTCTGACGGCGGCGATG is part of the Xiphophorus couchianus chromosome 10, X_couchianus-1.0, whole genome shotgun sequence genome and harbors:
- the kctd2 gene encoding BTB/POZ domain-containing protein KCTD2, translated to MAELHVVEPSGTATIEQPEHRDVRGSMRLASPTLLLPPRSSSQLSPGGGGGSSGRSVFGFPLKSNPSSPSEPLDKPGSRWVRLNVGGTYFITTKQTLCRDPKSFLFRLCQEDPDLDSDKDETGAYLIDRDPTYFGPILNYLRHGKLIMDKNLAEEGVLEEAEFYNIASLVRLVKERIRDNENRTSQGPVKHVYRVLQCQEEELTQMVSTMSDGWKFEQLISIGSSYNYGNEDQAEFLCVVSRELNNSTNGIVIEPTEKAKILQERGSRM